A portion of the Novosphingobium sp. KA1 genome contains these proteins:
- a CDS encoding shikimate dehydrogenase has product MLQPPVAVSAPARASILCGLVGSGIGGSRSPEMHEREARALGLPMVYRILDSEAVGFGAGDLGQFLAMLASLGFDGLNVTHPFKQAVVPLLDELSDAAVRLGAVNTVLFRDGRTYGDNTDWSGYRAHFLAGLGVLPRGKVAMIGAGGAAAAVGYAHLDLGARRLAIFDPASDRAQALAARLGALFPEAEVVAAASPAAALAGVDGAVQASPVGMLSHPGLPFDPALLEPRMWVSDVIYFPLETQLLLAAKAIGCATLNGGGMAVMQAAHAFALFTAREPDSRRMLADFAAA; this is encoded by the coding sequence ATGTTGCAGCCCCCTGTCGCCGTTTCGGCGCCCGCCCGCGCGTCCATCCTCTGCGGCCTTGTCGGCTCGGGTATCGGCGGATCGCGCAGCCCCGAGATGCATGAGCGCGAAGCCCGCGCACTGGGTCTGCCGATGGTCTATCGCATTCTCGATAGCGAGGCCGTGGGTTTCGGAGCCGGGGATCTCGGCCAGTTCCTCGCCATGCTGGCCTCGCTCGGGTTCGACGGGCTCAACGTCACCCATCCCTTCAAGCAGGCGGTGGTGCCCCTGCTCGATGAACTGTCCGATGCCGCCGTGCGGCTCGGCGCGGTCAATACCGTGCTGTTCCGGGACGGCCGGACTTATGGCGACAATACCGACTGGTCGGGCTACCGCGCGCATTTCCTGGCCGGACTGGGCGTGCTGCCGCGCGGCAAGGTGGCGATGATCGGTGCGGGCGGCGCCGCGGCGGCGGTGGGCTATGCCCATCTCGACCTCGGCGCGCGGCGGCTGGCCATCTTCGATCCGGCGAGCGACCGCGCGCAAGCGCTGGCCGCCCGGCTGGGCGCGTTGTTCCCCGAGGCCGAGGTCGTGGCGGCGGCGTCGCCCGCCGCGGCGCTGGCCGGGGTCGATGGCGCCGTACAGGCATCGCCCGTCGGCATGCTCAGCCATCCCGGCCTGCCATTCGATCCGGCCTTGCTGGAGCCGCGCATGTGGGTCTCGGACGTGATCTATTTCCCGCTCGAAACCCAATTGCTGCTGGCGGCAAAGGCGATCGGCTGCGCGACGCTCAACGGCGGCGGCATGGCGGTGATGCAGGCGGCGCACGCCTTTGCGCTGTTCACGGCGCGCGAGCCGGACAGTCGGCGCATGCTGGCGGACTTCGCGGCGGCGTAA
- a CDS encoding bifunctional sugar phosphate isomerase/epimerase/4-hydroxyphenylpyruvate dioxygenase family protein: protein MPNAHNAIATVSLRGTLEEKLKAAADAGLASVEIFENDLIGSALRPAQVRAMMADLGIRCSLYQPFRDFEGMPGALRQRAMDRAERKFDLMAELDTDRILVCSNCSPHALGERERIVDDFRDLGERAAARDILVGYEALAWGRHVNDHREAWSIVKEVDHPAIGIILDSFHSLSRRIPSESIREIPGDKIVYVQLADAPLLDMDLLYWSRHFRNLPGQGGLDLPGYVAEILRTGYRGPLSLEIFNDRFRSTSSRLVAQDGHRSLEYVRDAARRLLAQPADIPPPQPPLGAEFVEFTAAGEDAARLGATFASLGFSEIGRHRTKKVTRWRQGNVNLVINAEAKGFAKSYRIVHGPSICAIGVRVKDAEAVMRRAAALGIRAYSPEGRPGRMAMPALRGVGGSLVYLVEDDGAEALWAREFEARPQPESGSEAETAARVRDIDHLAAVVHNDEFLSWQLYWRALFGLEGRDANDVIDPSGLVHSQALQSPDGTFRLTLNASDARETLSSRFLAQGMGGGFQHVAITCDDIMATAAETRARGAAMLEIPANYYDDLVARFGFDDAAARHMQQGGVLYDEDGSGNTYRQLYSRAFDKLFFFEFVERGGTYAGYGAPNAGIRLAAQNRFRTPEAVAE, encoded by the coding sequence ATGCCCAACGCCCACAACGCCATCGCCACGGTATCCCTGCGCGGGACGCTGGAGGAAAAGCTCAAGGCCGCCGCCGATGCCGGGCTCGCATCCGTCGAGATCTTCGAAAACGACCTGATCGGCTCGGCCCTGCGCCCCGCGCAAGTGCGCGCGATGATGGCGGACCTCGGCATCCGCTGCTCGCTCTACCAGCCGTTCCGCGATTTCGAAGGCATGCCCGGCGCGCTGCGCCAGCGCGCCATGGACCGCGCCGAGCGCAAGTTCGACCTCATGGCCGAACTCGATACCGACCGCATCCTCGTCTGCTCCAACTGCTCGCCCCACGCGCTGGGCGAGCGCGAGCGTATCGTCGACGACTTCCGGGACCTTGGCGAACGGGCCGCCGCGCGCGACATCCTGGTCGGTTACGAAGCGCTTGCCTGGGGCCGCCACGTCAACGACCACCGCGAGGCCTGGTCGATCGTCAAGGAGGTCGATCACCCCGCCATCGGCATCATCCTCGACAGCTTCCATTCGCTCTCGCGCCGCATCCCGAGCGAAAGCATCCGCGAGATCCCCGGCGACAAGATCGTCTACGTCCAGCTCGCCGACGCCCCGCTGCTCGACATGGACCTGCTCTACTGGAGCCGCCACTTCCGCAACCTGCCGGGGCAAGGCGGACTGGACCTGCCCGGCTACGTCGCCGAGATCCTGCGCACCGGCTATCGGGGTCCGCTCTCGCTGGAAATCTTCAACGACCGCTTCCGCTCGACCTCCTCGCGCCTGGTGGCGCAGGACGGCCACCGCTCGCTCGAATACGTACGCGATGCCGCCCGGCGCCTGCTTGCCCAGCCGGCCGACATCCCCCCGCCACAGCCGCCGCTGGGCGCCGAGTTCGTGGAATTCACCGCCGCCGGAGAAGACGCCGCCCGCCTTGGCGCGACTTTCGCATCGCTAGGGTTCAGCGAGATCGGCCGCCACCGCACCAAGAAAGTCACCCGCTGGCGGCAGGGCAACGTCAACCTTGTCATCAATGCCGAGGCCAAGGGCTTCGCCAAGTCCTATCGCATCGTCCACGGCCCCTCGATCTGCGCGATCGGCGTGCGGGTGAAGGACGCCGAGGCGGTGATGCGTCGCGCCGCCGCGCTGGGCATCCGCGCCTATAGCCCGGAAGGCCGCCCCGGCCGCATGGCAATGCCGGCGCTGCGCGGCGTGGGCGGCAGCCTTGTCTACCTTGTCGAGGATGACGGCGCCGAAGCGCTCTGGGCCCGCGAGTTCGAAGCCCGCCCGCAGCCGGAATCCGGCAGCGAGGCCGAAACCGCAGCGCGCGTGCGCGACATCGACCACCTCGCCGCCGTCGTCCACAACGACGAGTTCCTCTCGTGGCAGCTCTACTGGCGCGCGCTGTTCGGCCTTGAAGGCCGCGATGCCAACGACGTGATCGATCCCTCCGGCCTTGTCCATAGCCAGGCGCTGCAATCACCCGACGGCACTTTCCGCCTCACCCTCAACGCTTCCGACGCGCGCGAGACGCTGTCCTCGCGCTTCCTGGCACAAGGCATGGGCGGCGGCTTCCAGCACGTGGCGATCACCTGCGACGACATCATGGCCACCGCCGCCGAGACCCGCGCCCGCGGCGCCGCGATGCTCGAGATCCCCGCCAACTACTACGACGACCTCGTCGCCCGTTTCGGCTTCGACGACGCGGCCGCGAGGCACATGCAGCAGGGCGGCGTGCTCTATGACGAGGACGGCTCCGGCAATACCTACCGGCAGCTCTACAGCCGCGCCTTCGACAAGCTGTTCTTCTTCGAGTTCGTAGAACGCGGGGGAACTTACGCCGGTTACGGAGCGCCCAATGCCGGGATCAGGCTGGCCGCGCAAAACCGGTTCCGGACACCGGAAGCCGTGGCGGAATAG
- the kdsA gene encoding 3-deoxy-8-phosphooctulonate synthase, which translates to MAPVPPRSFTIRDDIEIGGDAPFVLIAGPCQIEGRDHALFMAERIAEACAPTGTRFVYKSSFDKANRSSLSTARGVGLEEGLAVLDAVRQGFGCPVLTDVHEAAQCEAVKDVVDVIQIPAFLCRQTDLLLAAGATGRVVNVKKGQFLAPWDMQNVADKIASTGNERIILCDRGTSFGYNTLVSDFRGLPIMARTGYPVMFDATHSVQQPGGLGATSGGQREFAPVLARAACAVGVSAVFIETHEDPDNAPSDGPNMIPIGEMKNLIGTLRALDAIAKGLG; encoded by the coding sequence ATGGCCCCTGTCCCGCCCCGCAGCTTCACCATCCGCGACGACATCGAGATCGGCGGCGACGCGCCCTTCGTGCTGATCGCCGGCCCTTGCCAGATCGAGGGCCGCGACCACGCGCTGTTCATGGCCGAACGGATCGCCGAGGCCTGCGCCCCGACCGGCACCCGCTTCGTCTACAAGTCGAGCTTCGACAAGGCCAACCGCTCCTCGCTGTCCACCGCGCGCGGCGTCGGACTGGAGGAAGGGCTCGCGGTGCTCGACGCGGTCAGGCAGGGTTTCGGCTGCCCGGTGCTCACCGACGTCCACGAAGCCGCGCAGTGCGAGGCGGTGAAGGACGTGGTGGACGTGATCCAGATCCCCGCCTTCCTCTGCCGCCAGACCGACCTGCTGCTTGCCGCCGGCGCCACCGGGCGCGTCGTTAACGTCAAGAAAGGCCAGTTCCTCGCCCCCTGGGACATGCAGAACGTCGCCGACAAGATCGCCAGCACCGGCAACGAGCGGATCATCCTGTGCGACCGGGGTACCAGCTTCGGCTACAACACCCTGGTATCGGACTTTCGCGGCCTGCCGATCATGGCGCGCACCGGCTACCCGGTGATGTTCGACGCCACCCACAGCGTCCAGCAACCCGGCGGCCTTGGCGCGACTTCGGGCGGACAGCGCGAATTCGCGCCAGTGCTGGCCCGCGCCGCCTGTGCGGTGGGGGTTTCGGCAGTGTTCATCGAGACTCACGAAGACCCGGACAATGCCCCCTCGGACGGGCCCAACATGATCCCGATCGGCGAGATGAAGAACCTCATCGGCACCTTGCGGGCGCTCGATGCCATCGCCAAGGGCCTCGGCTGA
- a CDS encoding histidine phosphatase family protein → MRLILARHGNTFGPEDRVIWVGARSDLPLVGKGRAQAAAIGKALLSRGMVPTRIHAGPLQRTVQTAAIAAEAMGLCAAALTIAPELREIDYGCWEGRSNAEIRAAHGDRAIDGWQQDSRFPQGFGWSPPEGEIRAQWQAFLARLQLDREETVLVVSSNGIYRVIAQGFGIPAAAAKMDTGALSVLHFSQDRIAVACWNTAPGDLPHS, encoded by the coding sequence ATGCGGCTGATCCTCGCCCGCCACGGCAATACCTTCGGCCCCGAAGACCGCGTCATCTGGGTCGGCGCCCGCAGCGACCTGCCGCTGGTCGGCAAGGGCCGCGCACAGGCCGCCGCCATCGGCAAGGCCCTCCTGTCGCGCGGCATGGTGCCCACACGCATCCATGCCGGGCCGCTGCAACGCACGGTGCAGACCGCCGCCATCGCCGCCGAGGCCATGGGGCTCTGCGCCGCTGCGCTGACCATCGCCCCCGAACTGCGCGAGATCGACTATGGCTGCTGGGAAGGCCGCTCCAACGCCGAGATCCGCGCAGCGCACGGCGACAGGGCCATCGACGGCTGGCAGCAGGACAGCCGGTTTCCGCAAGGCTTCGGCTGGAGCCCGCCAGAGGGCGAGATCCGCGCCCAGTGGCAGGCCTTCCTCGCCCGCCTGCAGCTGGACCGCGAGGAGACCGTGCTGGTGGTTTCCAGCAACGGCATCTACCGGGTCATCGCGCAAGGCTTCGGCATACCCGCAGCCGCTGCCAAGATGGATACCGGAGCGCTTTCCGTCCTGCATTTCTCCCAAGACCGGATCGCGGTCGCGTGCTGGAACACGGCGCCCGGCGATCTCCCCCATTCCTGA
- a CDS encoding 3-deoxy-manno-octulosonate cytidylyltransferase, translating into MSAAIVIPARFGSSRLPGKPMLAIAGMTMLERVWRIASAVPGVSRVVICTEDRRIAEHAAVFGGEAVLTSPTCRNGTERMAEAAASAGITETALINLQGDAVLTPPWVLAAMVAEFAGASDTAADSEPDFDIVTPAVALGKDELAAFKAHKAVAPASGTTVTFDRHRNALYFSKQIIPFVRTAGMAPVYRHIGLYGFTAGSLARYVALPPSPLELTEGLEQLRALENGMTIRVVPVDYRGRTHASVDAPEDVPLVEAIIAREGELAR; encoded by the coding sequence ATGAGCGCCGCCATCGTCATCCCCGCCCGCTTCGGCTCCTCCCGCCTGCCGGGAAAGCCCATGCTGGCGATTGCCGGCATGACCATGCTGGAGCGGGTCTGGCGCATCGCCAGCGCCGTTCCCGGCGTCTCGCGCGTGGTGATCTGCACCGAGGACCGCCGCATCGCCGAGCACGCCGCCGTGTTCGGCGGCGAGGCGGTGCTGACGTCGCCGACCTGCCGCAACGGTACCGAGCGCATGGCCGAGGCGGCGGCAAGCGCGGGCATCACCGAGACCGCGCTCATCAACCTCCAGGGCGATGCGGTGCTGACGCCGCCGTGGGTCCTGGCGGCAATGGTCGCGGAATTCGCAGGCGCCAGCGATACCGCGGCCGACAGCGAGCCGGACTTCGACATCGTCACCCCGGCGGTCGCGCTCGGCAAGGACGAACTGGCCGCGTTCAAGGCCCACAAGGCAGTCGCCCCCGCCAGCGGCACTACCGTGACGTTCGACCGGCACCGCAATGCGCTCTACTTTTCCAAGCAGATCATCCCCTTCGTGCGCACGGCGGGAATGGCGCCGGTCTATCGCCACATCGGCCTCTACGGCTTCACCGCCGGGAGCCTTGCCCGCTATGTCGCGCTGCCGCCCTCGCCGCTCGAACTGACCGAGGGGCTGGAGCAATTGCGCGCGCTCGAAAACGGCATGACCATCCGTGTCGTCCCGGTCGACTACCGGGGCCGCACCCATGCCTCGGTCGATGCGCCCGAAGATGTGCCGCTGGTCGAGGCGATCATCGCCCGCGAAGGCGAACTGGCGCGCTGA
- a CDS encoding class I SAM-dependent methyltransferase — protein sequence MIATILDTGFRIDETLRARIAGFNRRDDVATLIRPGGIGIELGVAAGDFSQRIFERSQIGYLFSVDAWAGDRGHGTAQYMEAIVRLNAYRDRNSILRMRFDEASHLFGEDSLDFIYVDGYAHNGEEGGKTFWEWYPKLKQGGIIAGDDYHADWPLVVSAVDDFVARNGLELFVIECSEDSWNSRYPTWFAFKP from the coding sequence ATGATCGCTACCATCCTAGACACCGGCTTCCGCATCGACGAAACCCTGCGGGCGAGGATCGCCGGCTTCAACCGCCGCGACGACGTCGCCACGCTGATCCGCCCCGGCGGCATCGGCATCGAACTGGGCGTCGCCGCGGGCGATTTCTCGCAGCGCATCTTCGAGCGTTCGCAGATCGGCTACCTGTTCAGCGTCGATGCCTGGGCGGGCGACCGCGGCCACGGCACCGCGCAGTACATGGAGGCGATCGTGCGCCTCAACGCCTACCGCGACCGCAACTCGATCCTGCGCATGCGCTTCGACGAGGCCTCGCACCTGTTCGGCGAGGACTCGCTCGATTTCATCTATGTCGACGGCTACGCCCACAACGGCGAGGAAGGCGGCAAGACCTTCTGGGAATGGTACCCCAAGCTCAAGCAGGGCGGCATCATCGCCGGCGACGACTACCATGCCGACTGGCCGCTGGTGGTCTCCGCGGTCGACGACTTCGTCGCCCGCAACGGCCTCGAACTTTTCGTGATCGAATGCAGCGAGGACAGCTGGAACTCGCGCTACCCGACCTGGTTCGCGTTCAAGCCCTGA
- a CDS encoding SIS domain-containing protein, producing the protein MLNAAISAFDRADTAAVHEDPRTQWFREVLAAERDALSHFLRADHAAMAAVVALLAAQQRPVVCLGIGKSGLVAAKVAATFSSLGTAAFFLNAAEAAHGDLGAVQTENVVLLFSNSGSTEEIMRILPILKARQCPLIGVIGRARSPLAQVVDHLVLMDLEGEADHIGMAPTSSTTLQMAIGDALAVAASRARGFTREDFLRHHPAGLLGRHMIPVRHLMRKGADLPTVSPDASVAEMIAVISAGCMGAVCVVDQDNRLLGLVVDGDVRRLIEARRDLYAARTADVMKTGPVVIGEDGVVADVLLLLQEAGRPLSVVPVVDGEGRLSGMIQSYELLRP; encoded by the coding sequence ATGCTGAACGCCGCCATCTCCGCCTTCGACCGCGCGGACACCGCCGCTGTCCACGAGGATCCCCGCACCCAGTGGTTCCGCGAGGTGCTGGCCGCCGAGCGCGATGCACTAAGCCACTTCCTGCGTGCCGATCATGCCGCCATGGCTGCCGTCGTCGCCCTGCTCGCCGCGCAGCAGCGGCCGGTGGTCTGCCTCGGCATCGGCAAGTCGGGCCTGGTCGCGGCAAAAGTGGCGGCAACCTTCTCCAGCCTCGGCACCGCCGCGTTCTTTCTCAATGCCGCCGAGGCCGCGCATGGCGATCTTGGCGCGGTGCAGACCGAAAACGTCGTGCTGCTGTTCTCCAACAGCGGTTCGACCGAGGAGATCATGCGCATCCTGCCGATCCTCAAGGCGCGCCAGTGCCCGCTGATCGGCGTGATCGGCCGCGCCCGCTCGCCGCTGGCGCAAGTGGTCGACCATCTCGTGCTGATGGACCTTGAGGGCGAGGCCGACCACATCGGCATGGCCCCCACCTCCAGCACGACCCTGCAGATGGCGATCGGCGATGCCCTTGCCGTCGCCGCCAGCCGTGCGCGGGGCTTCACCCGCGAGGATTTCCTGCGCCACCACCCCGCCGGGCTGCTCGGCCGCCACATGATCCCGGTGCGCCACCTGATGCGCAAGGGCGCTGACCTGCCGACCGTATCCCCCGATGCCAGCGTGGCCGAGATGATCGCGGTGATCTCCGCCGGGTGCATGGGCGCGGTCTGCGTGGTCGACCAGGACAACCGCCTGCTCGGCCTTGTCGTCGACGGCGACGTGCGCCGCCTGATCGAGGCCCGCCGCGACCTCTACGCCGCCCGCACCGCCGACGTCATGAAGACCGGCCCCGTGGTGATCGGCGAGGACGGCGTCGTCGCCGATGTCCTGCTGCTGCTGCAGGAGGCCGGTCGCCCGCTTTCGGTAGTGCCCGTCGTGGACGGCGAAGGGCGCCTTTCCGGCATGATCCAGAGCTACGAATTGCTGCGTCCCTGA